From Streptosporangium album, the proteins below share one genomic window:
- a CDS encoding glutaredoxin family protein: MAPQDHHITLLGKPGCHLCDDARKVIDRVATELGVPWDERDITVSEDDQAAYGEMIPVTLIDGVQHDFWRVDENRLRSALRS; encoded by the coding sequence ATGGCACCGCAGGACCACCACATCACACTGCTCGGCAAGCCCGGCTGTCACCTGTGCGACGACGCACGGAAGGTGATCGACCGGGTCGCCACGGAGCTGGGCGTCCCCTGGGACGAGCGCGACATCACCGTCTCAGAGGATGACCAGGCCGCATACGGGGAGATGATCCCGGTCACCCTCATCGACGGGGTCCAGCACGACTTCTGGCGCGTCGACGAGAACCGTCTCCGCTCCGCACTCAGATCCTGA
- a CDS encoding DUF5667 domain-containing protein: protein MGKWLPGISRRSQARIQNRVSMLGIRMGGGPRPEFRAGLRERLMDASEHEDSPAEQAEQAARARPRSRPGLWPQFLSLILAAAMVMAGLATYRSAPGDTLYPLKRAAESTLFHLSTDDAERADRSFNYAETRAHEVEELLGATRRENRLIKETLQAMEDTTRSAVTSLTRVRRRDAKSDAKSAGELKRFVQKQRHQIEGMLPKMDVEERRRAHDYLNYIDGLAPPG from the coding sequence ATGGGTAAGTGGCTGCCCGGAATCTCACGGAGATCGCAGGCGCGCATCCAGAATCGCGTGTCGATGCTCGGCATCCGGATGGGAGGCGGCCCCCGTCCGGAGTTCCGAGCCGGGCTCCGTGAGCGCCTCATGGACGCGTCCGAGCATGAGGATTCTCCCGCCGAACAGGCCGAACAGGCCGCCCGGGCTCGACCGAGATCCCGCCCTGGCCTGTGGCCCCAGTTCCTGAGCCTGATCCTGGCTGCCGCGATGGTCATGGCGGGGCTGGCGACCTACCGGTCGGCGCCCGGGGACACGCTCTACCCGCTCAAGCGCGCCGCCGAGAGCACGCTGTTCCACCTGAGCACCGACGACGCCGAACGCGCGGACCGCTCCTTCAACTACGCGGAGACCCGCGCCCACGAGGTCGAGGAGCTCCTCGGCGCCACCCGGCGCGAGAATCGACTGATCAAGGAGACCCTCCAGGCCATGGAGGACACCACCCGCTCCGCGGTCACCTCTCTCACCCGGGTGAGACGCCGCGACGCGAAAAGTGACGCGAAGAGCGCCGGCGAACTCAAGCGCTTCGTCCAGAAGCAGCGCCACCAGATCGAGGGGATGCTCCCGAAGATGGACGTGGAGGAGCGACGCCGGGCCCACGACTACCTCAATTACATCGACGGCCTGGCCCCGCCCGGGTAG
- a CDS encoding antibiotic biosynthesis monooxygenase — protein sequence MEVLVAVIAFAGALLAAIATVALVRRLRDEPKGWLIAWSITTAALCLSLAVVATGYLIGFGSVTFRIYQLTGSLLAPLWLAVGVVQLVAHKPGARFASWLLGIALTVVAAVIMMVDPLQDTSFTKALPRAGDYWGLVPSYVLWAAHATVALILLGGIAFAVMRWRGGDDYDADNMHALLALGPTGLALLGAMSFTVPGMFAALLLCVTAAAVWYVVLRPLAPYEDEDEEEEEDDWEDERKPVGRRAAAEPPRDVQVAGRRVLPEESPRRSGLGDLVAEYRAGERDVDYAARMQQQPAPQGDPFGGPATGTFMAGEYGMPSPDQPAGGNEYTRQPPATGQFGMRSGNQPTGEYDVPVNEYGRAAAPGTGGYGRPTGPAGPSTGEFALPDAAYGGQGGSLQPMPADQAFGSPAGYGQTAAHGAGRSPGHAQGPSGQGHGGAPGYGQSPDRGLGGPSDYGQAPDRGFGGPPATGSLYPGAAEQGGSSRPSPSIFGLLTVFTLIDGTGEAFDRLAEETVEAVRRSEPDTLVYVCHSVKSAPLQRIVYELYRDEVAYTDHQRQPHVERFVAERQTLVLATNVIELNVNAAKVVPLPMAFRI from the coding sequence ATGGAAGTCCTCGTCGCTGTCATCGCGTTTGCCGGAGCGTTGCTCGCAGCCATAGCCACCGTCGCCCTCGTCCGCCGGCTCCGCGATGAGCCCAAGGGGTGGCTGATCGCCTGGAGTATTACGACGGCGGCGCTCTGCCTGTCACTCGCAGTAGTCGCCACCGGCTATTTAATCGGTTTTGGGTCAGTCACTTTCCGGATTTACCAGTTGACCGGCTCGTTGCTGGCCCCCTTATGGCTGGCCGTCGGGGTCGTCCAGCTCGTGGCGCACAAACCCGGCGCCAGGTTCGCCTCCTGGCTCCTGGGCATCGCGCTCACCGTCGTCGCCGCAGTGATCATGATGGTCGACCCGCTCCAGGACACGTCGTTCACCAAGGCCCTCCCCCGCGCCGGCGACTACTGGGGGCTGGTGCCGTCCTACGTGCTCTGGGCGGCTCACGCGACCGTCGCCCTCATCCTGCTGGGCGGCATCGCCTTCGCGGTCATGCGCTGGCGCGGTGGCGACGACTACGACGCCGACAACATGCACGCTCTCCTGGCGCTCGGCCCGACCGGTCTGGCCCTGCTCGGAGCCATGAGCTTCACGGTCCCGGGGATGTTCGCCGCGCTGCTTCTCTGCGTGACCGCCGCCGCGGTCTGGTACGTCGTGCTCCGCCCGCTCGCGCCCTACGAGGACGAGGACGAGGAGGAGGAGGAGGACGACTGGGAGGACGAGCGGAAGCCCGTGGGCCGTCGCGCGGCCGCCGAACCCCCCCGGGACGTGCAGGTCGCAGGCCGTCGCGTCCTGCCCGAGGAGTCTCCGCGCCGTTCGGGCCTCGGCGATCTGGTGGCCGAATATCGGGCGGGCGAGCGGGACGTCGACTACGCGGCGCGCATGCAGCAGCAGCCCGCCCCCCAGGGAGACCCGTTCGGCGGTCCCGCCACCGGCACCTTCATGGCGGGCGAGTACGGCATGCCGTCCCCCGACCAGCCCGCCGGCGGTAACGAATACACCCGGCAACCCCCCGCTACCGGCCAGTTCGGCATGCGGTCAGGCAACCAGCCGACCGGCGAATACGACGTCCCGGTCAACGAGTACGGCAGGGCCGCCGCTCCCGGTACAGGGGGGTACGGCAGGCCCACCGGTCCCGCCGGTCCCAGCACCGGAGAGTTCGCCCTGCCCGACGCGGCCTACGGTGGGCAGGGCGGCAGCCTCCAGCCCATGCCCGCCGACCAGGCGTTCGGTAGTCCGGCCGGATACGGCCAGACCGCAGCTCACGGGGCCGGCAGATCGCCCGGTCACGCGCAGGGGCCCTCCGGGCAAGGACACGGCGGCGCTCCGGGATACGGGCAGTCTCCGGACCGGGGTCTCGGTGGTCCCTCCGATTACGGTCAGGCTCCCGACCGGGGGTTCGGCGGCCCTCCCGCGACCGGTTCCCTGTATCCGGGTGCGGCGGAGCAGGGCGGATCCTCCCGCCCGTCACCGAGCATCTTCGGCCTGTTGACGGTCTTCACCCTGATCGACGGCACCGGAGAGGCGTTCGACCGGCTGGCCGAGGAGACGGTCGAGGCGGTCCGGCGCTCCGAGCCCGACACACTGGTCTACGTGTGCCACTCGGTGAAGTCGGCCCCGCTCCAGCGCATCGTCTACGAGCTCTATCGCGATGAGGTCGCCTACACCGACCACCAGCGCCAGCCGCACGTGGAGCGCTTCGTCGCCGAGCGGCAGACCCTGGTGCTCGCCACCAACGTGATCGAGCTCAACGTGAACGCCGCAAAGGTGGTGCCGCTCCCGATGGCCTTCAGGATCTGA
- the hemC gene encoding hydroxymethylbilane synthase: protein MSSVSSPLRLGTRRSLMATTQSGLVAHRLTELTGRAVELVGVTTFGDVTKANLTQLGGTGVFVSALRDKLIEGAIDFAVHSLKDLPTVQDPRVVIAAIPARDDPRDALVSTAKLVDLPAGAKVGTGSPRRIAQLRMLRPDLDYVPIRGNADTRIGKVTSGELQGVVLAAAGLGRLGREAEISQTFEVEEMLPAPGQGALAVECRADRDDLIAFLSVLDDARTRAAVTAERAVLNALEAGCAAPVGAYSADDGQNLILTAAVVAVDGRRAVRKSTAGSLSAPMDLGRDLAAEMIAEGAGTLIGEQAH, encoded by the coding sequence ATGAGCAGCGTCTCCTCTCCGCTCAGGCTGGGCACGCGGCGGAGCCTCATGGCGACGACGCAGTCGGGGCTGGTCGCCCACCGGCTCACCGAGCTGACCGGCCGGGCCGTCGAGCTCGTCGGCGTCACCACCTTCGGAGACGTGACCAAGGCCAACCTCACCCAGCTCGGCGGGACAGGCGTCTTCGTCAGCGCACTGCGTGACAAGCTGATCGAGGGAGCGATCGACTTCGCCGTCCACTCGCTCAAGGACCTTCCCACCGTCCAGGATCCGCGCGTGGTCATCGCGGCGATCCCGGCGCGCGACGATCCCAGGGACGCGCTGGTGAGCACGGCGAAGCTGGTCGACCTTCCGGCCGGCGCGAAGGTCGGCACGGGATCCCCTCGCCGGATCGCCCAGCTCAGGATGCTCCGTCCCGACCTCGACTACGTCCCCATCCGCGGCAACGCGGACACCCGGATCGGCAAGGTCACCTCCGGTGAGCTGCAGGGCGTCGTGCTGGCCGCGGCCGGACTCGGACGGCTGGGTCGCGAGGCCGAGATCTCCCAGACCTTCGAGGTGGAGGAGATGCTTCCGGCCCCCGGCCAGGGCGCGCTGGCAGTGGAGTGCCGGGCCGACAGGGACGACCTCATCGCGTTCCTGAGCGTGCTCGACGACGCCCGGACACGCGCCGCGGTGACCGCCGAGCGCGCGGTGCTCAACGCCCTGGAGGCGGGGTGCGCGGCCCCGGTCGGTGCGTACTCGGCCGATGACGGGCAAAATCTTATTCTGACCGCCGCTGTCGTCGCCGTCGACGGCAGACGGGCGGTACGCAAGTCCACCGCCGGGTCCCTTTCGGCGCCCATGGATCTCGGCCGCGACCTCGCGGCCGAGATGATCGCCGAAGGGGCAGGCACGTTGATAGGGGAGCAAGCACATTGA
- the hemB gene encoding porphobilinogen synthase gives MTAQFPVARPRRLRRMATMRRMVAGTRLHPAELVLPMFVKEGIDEPHPIGSMPGVFQHTRDSLRKAAHEAAEAGVGGLILFGIPAVKDARGSAADAPDGIVQQAVADLVSDVGDTMVVMTDTCLDEFTDHGHCGILTSDGEVDNDATLERYAAAAVAQARAGSQVIAPSGMMDGQVAAIRAALDGDGFEQIPILAYSAKYASAFYGPFREAAECAPQFGDRNAYQQDGAGPVGEALREVRLDLDEGADAVMVKPALAYLDILRQVRDTVDVPVAAYQVSGEYAMVEAAAGRGWIDRDRVIMESLIAIRRAGADMILTYWATEVAGKLQ, from the coding sequence ATGACCGCGCAGTTCCCTGTCGCCCGTCCACGCAGGCTCCGCCGTATGGCGACGATGCGCCGGATGGTCGCCGGCACCAGGCTGCATCCGGCGGAGCTGGTGCTGCCGATGTTCGTCAAGGAGGGCATCGACGAGCCGCACCCGATCGGCTCGATGCCCGGGGTGTTCCAGCACACCCGTGACTCGTTGCGCAAGGCCGCCCACGAGGCGGCCGAGGCCGGGGTCGGCGGGCTGATCCTGTTCGGCATCCCCGCGGTGAAGGACGCCCGCGGGTCGGCGGCCGACGCCCCGGACGGGATCGTCCAGCAGGCCGTCGCCGACCTGGTCTCCGACGTGGGTGACACGATGGTCGTGATGACCGACACCTGCCTGGACGAGTTCACCGACCACGGGCACTGTGGCATCCTGACGTCGGACGGCGAGGTCGACAACGATGCCACCCTGGAGCGCTACGCGGCCGCCGCGGTGGCCCAGGCCCGGGCCGGGTCACAGGTCATCGCGCCCAGCGGCATGATGGACGGTCAGGTCGCCGCGATCCGCGCGGCGCTGGACGGCGACGGCTTCGAGCAGATCCCGATCCTCGCCTACTCGGCGAAGTACGCCTCGGCCTTCTACGGGCCGTTCCGCGAGGCGGCCGAGTGCGCGCCGCAGTTCGGCGACCGCAACGCCTACCAGCAGGACGGGGCCGGACCGGTCGGCGAGGCGCTGCGCGAGGTCCGGCTGGATCTCGACGAGGGGGCCGACGCCGTGATGGTCAAGCCCGCGCTGGCCTACCTCGACATCCTGCGCCAGGTCCGTGACACGGTCGACGTGCCGGTGGCCGCCTATCAGGTCAGCGGCGAGTACGCCATGGTCGAGGCCGCGGCGGGACGCGGCTGGATCGACAGGGACAGGGTGATCATGGAGTCGCTGATCGCGATCCGCCGCGCCGGGGCCGACATGATTCTCACCTACTGGGCGACCGAGGTGGCCGGAAAACTCCAGTGA
- a CDS encoding HAD family hydrolase, translated as MRRLIRRRNDAEIAGDVAAAAAVAMPMADPDPAAAAFFDVDNTMMRGASIYHFARGLASRGLFTTKDLVRFALGQAVFRVRGDENPEHIAQARETALAFVAGSRVEDIVRLGEEIFDEAMADRIWPGTRALAQSHLDAGQRVWLVTATPVELARVIAQRLGLTGALGTVSETVDGVYTGRLVGDLLHGPAKAEAVRALARREGLDLSRCAAYSDSANDLPLLSLVGHAVAINPDAELRDHARESKWDIKDFRTGRKATMIALPIAAGAGAVAGGVAAAVALRRLYRSR; from the coding sequence ATGAGGCGGCTGATACGACGGCGGAACGACGCGGAGATAGCCGGAGACGTGGCGGCCGCGGCGGCCGTCGCGATGCCGATGGCCGATCCCGACCCGGCCGCGGCCGCCTTCTTCGACGTCGACAACACCATGATGCGCGGAGCCTCGATCTACCACTTCGCCCGGGGCCTGGCCTCGCGTGGTCTGTTCACCACCAAGGACCTGGTCAGGTTCGCGCTCGGCCAGGCGGTGTTCCGGGTCCGCGGCGACGAGAACCCCGAGCACATCGCCCAGGCCAGGGAGACCGCGCTGGCGTTCGTGGCGGGCAGCAGGGTGGAGGACATCGTCCGTCTCGGCGAGGAGATCTTCGACGAGGCCATGGCCGACCGGATCTGGCCCGGCACCCGCGCCCTCGCCCAGAGCCACCTGGACGCCGGGCAACGGGTCTGGCTGGTCACCGCGACCCCCGTGGAGCTCGCCCGCGTGATCGCCCAGCGCCTCGGCCTGACCGGCGCGCTCGGCACCGTCTCCGAGACCGTGGACGGCGTCTACACCGGCCGCCTGGTCGGCGACCTGCTCCACGGCCCCGCCAAGGCGGAGGCGGTCCGGGCGCTGGCCCGCAGGGAGGGCCTCGATCTTTCCCGCTGCGCCGCCTACAGCGACTCGGCCAACGACCTGCCGCTGCTCTCCCTGGTCGGCCACGCCGTCGCCATCAACCCCGATGCCGAGCTGCGCGACCACGCCCGGGAGAGCAAGTGGGACATCAAGGATTTCCGCACCGGCCGTAAGGCCACCATGATCGCGCTTCCCATCGCCGCGGGCGCCGGTGCCGTCGCCGGCGGTGTGGCGGCCGCCGTCGCCCTCCGGCGCCTCTACCGCTCCAGGTAG
- a CDS encoding redox-sensing transcriptional repressor Rex: protein MIRRLSQARERGIPEATVARLPLYLRALNGMAERSLATVSSEDLAVAAGVNSAKLRKDLSHLGSYGTRGVGYDVEYLIYQISRELGLTQDWAVAIVGVGNLGRALANYGGFVSRGFRVAALLDADPEVVGDHIAGLNVEHIDGLEAVIKRRGVSIVVLATPAAAAQQVADRVIAVGVTSILNFAPVVLTVPEGVDIRKVDLSIELQILAFHEQRKTDRMTGGPAMAEEWPEAVDL from the coding sequence GTGATTCGCCGTCTGTCCCAAGCTCGTGAACGTGGCATCCCCGAGGCGACCGTCGCCCGGCTGCCGCTCTATCTGCGCGCGCTGAACGGCATGGCCGAGCGGAGCTTGGCCACCGTGAGCTCGGAGGATCTGGCGGTAGCCGCCGGGGTCAACTCGGCCAAGCTCCGCAAAGACCTCTCCCACCTGGGTTCCTACGGCACCCGCGGGGTCGGCTACGACGTCGAATACCTCATCTACCAGATCTCCCGTGAGCTGGGTCTGACCCAGGACTGGGCCGTTGCCATCGTGGGAGTGGGTAACCTCGGTCGTGCACTGGCCAACTACGGCGGCTTCGTCTCCCGCGGATTCCGGGTCGCCGCTCTTCTCGATGCCGACCCCGAAGTGGTGGGCGACCATATCGCGGGATTGAATGTGGAGCACATCGACGGACTGGAAGCCGTGATAAAGCGGCGGGGAGTGTCGATCGTGGTGCTCGCGACGCCGGCGGCGGCGGCCCAGCAGGTGGCCGACCGGGTCATCGCCGTAGGGGTCACCAGCATCCTGAACTTCGCCCCCGTCGTACTCACGGTGCCAGAAGGCGTCGATATCCGTAAAGTCGACCTATCGATTGAATTGCAGATCCTTGCGTTCCATGAGCAGCGCAAAACGGATCGAATGACTGGGGGGCCCGCGATGGCCGAGGAGTGGCCCGAGGCGGTGGACCTGTGA
- a CDS encoding uroporphyrinogen-III synthase has product MSSGSTTFERPAGSVAFVGAGPGDEGLLTLRGAELLSRADVVVLDRETYGALLRHCRQDVEVVEAAEEDTVSLRAVTAAKGGRDVVRLCAGDPMFFSSITDEVAACAKAEVDFEIVPGVPPATAVLTYAGIPAAVAVPEFRVVDATQVDDWAPHAAGAGTLVIYNGVSCAVAIGKALIAAGRPDSTPVAISSAGTTTEQYTVVTTLGRMAPDLKHAGMTEPALIVVGEAVGMRDRLSWFETKPLFGWRVLVPRTKEQSASLVEQLRSYGAVPEEVPTISVEPPRTPQQMDRAIKGLVTGRYEWVAFTSANAVKAVREKFEEYGLDARAFAGLKVAAVGEATARALVQFGVKPDLMPSDEQSSEGLLAEWPPYDSMLDPINRVLLPRADIATETLVAGLTELGWECDDVTAYRTVRAAPPPAPIREAIKGGGFDAVLFTSSSTVRNLVGIAGKPHNVTVIAVIGPQTAKTAEEFGLRVDVMADKPSTSALAVALAEYGARQRQAALVAGDVPRRPSQTRRGARRRAK; this is encoded by the coding sequence TTGAGCTCCGGAAGTACCACCTTCGAGCGCCCCGCCGGGTCCGTCGCCTTCGTGGGCGCGGGCCCCGGTGACGAGGGTCTGCTCACGCTCCGTGGCGCCGAACTACTCTCAAGGGCCGATGTCGTCGTCCTCGACCGGGAGACGTACGGCGCGCTGCTGCGCCACTGCCGGCAGGACGTCGAAGTCGTCGAAGCGGCCGAGGAGGACACCGTCTCGCTGAGGGCTGTCACCGCGGCCAAGGGCGGGCGCGACGTCGTGCGGCTCTGCGCCGGCGATCCGATGTTCTTCTCCTCGATCACCGACGAGGTCGCGGCCTGCGCCAAGGCGGAAGTGGACTTCGAGATCGTGCCGGGTGTGCCCCCGGCGACCGCGGTTCTCACCTACGCGGGCATCCCCGCGGCGGTGGCGGTGCCGGAGTTCCGGGTCGTGGACGCGACCCAGGTGGACGACTGGGCCCCCCACGCGGCGGGCGCCGGCACCCTCGTGATCTACAACGGCGTCTCCTGTGCCGTCGCGATCGGCAAGGCGCTCATCGCCGCGGGCCGTCCGGACTCGACGCCGGTCGCGATCAGCAGCGCGGGAACCACCACCGAGCAGTACACCGTGGTGACCACGCTCGGCCGGATGGCGCCCGACCTCAAACACGCCGGGATGACCGAGCCCGCGCTGATCGTGGTCGGTGAGGCCGTCGGCATGCGTGACCGGCTGTCGTGGTTCGAGACCAAGCCGCTGTTCGGCTGGCGGGTGCTCGTGCCCAGGACCAAGGAGCAGTCGGCCAGCCTGGTCGAGCAGTTGCGCTCCTACGGAGCGGTGCCCGAGGAGGTTCCCACGATCTCCGTCGAGCCGCCGCGCACCCCGCAGCAGATGGACAGGGCGATCAAGGGCCTGGTCACCGGCCGCTACGAGTGGGTGGCGTTCACCAGCGCGAACGCGGTCAAGGCCGTGCGTGAGAAGTTCGAGGAGTACGGCCTGGACGCCCGTGCGTTCGCCGGGCTCAAGGTCGCCGCCGTGGGCGAGGCCACCGCGCGGGCGCTGGTGCAGTTCGGTGTCAAACCTGACCTGATGCCCTCGGACGAGCAGTCGTCCGAGGGACTGCTGGCCGAGTGGCCCCCGTACGACTCGATGCTCGACCCGATCAACCGGGTGCTGCTGCCCCGTGCCGACATCGCGACCGAGACGCTGGTCGCGGGGCTGACCGAACTCGGCTGGGAGTGCGACGACGTGACGGCCTACCGGACGGTCCGCGCGGCGCCGCCACCCGCACCGATCCGGGAGGCCATCAAAGGCGGCGGGTTCGACGCGGTGCTGTTCACCTCGTCGAGCACCGTGCGCAACCTGGTGGGCATCGCGGGCAAGCCTCACAATGTCACGGTCATCGCCGTCATCGGCCCGCAGACCGCCAAGACGGCCGAGGAGTTCGGGCTCCGTGTCGACGTGATGGCCGACAAGCCGTCGACTTCGGCCCTCGCGGTCGCGCTGGCGGAGTACGGTGCGAGGCAGCGACAGGCCGCGCTCGTGGCCGGCGACGTCCCCCGCAGGCCCTCCCAGACCCGGCGAGGAGCCCGGCGCCGCGCCAAGTAA
- a CDS encoding glutamyl-tRNA reductase — MSVLVVGLSHRTAPVALLERVSLSGDALVKLLHDVQQDDCVAEVMAVSTCNRVEVYAEVDRFHAAVTAVSERLSIHSGVPLEQLSNHLYVHYEDRAVEHLFSVGSGLDSMVLGEGQILGQVRSALKLAQEQGTLGPTLNELVQQSLRVGKRSHTETGIDRAGASLVGVGLTLAERVLGPIQGKRALVVGAGSMSALSAATLQRAGVTDIVVVNRTHDRAVRLAQTVGGRAAEFGDLARELAEADLVISCTGATDVVVTADMVTAREIFLLDLALPHDVDPAVRRLPGVTLVDLESMQDDGIDAETDDGGRAEAVAAVRGIVAEEVAAYLSAERAARVTPTVVALRSKAADVVEAELGRLTARLPELDGRARDEVTQTIRRVVDKLLHEPTVRVKQLAESPAGDHYAEALRELFNLDPKVPRAVGSIEKVDMDTGKEVGR, encoded by the coding sequence ATGAGCGTTCTCGTTGTCGGCCTCAGCCACCGCACGGCCCCGGTGGCCCTGCTGGAGCGGGTCTCCCTCTCCGGTGACGCGCTGGTCAAATTGCTCCACGACGTTCAGCAGGACGACTGCGTCGCCGAGGTCATGGCCGTCTCGACCTGCAACCGGGTCGAGGTCTACGCCGAGGTGGACCGCTTCCACGCGGCGGTGACCGCCGTCTCCGAACGGCTCAGCATCCACTCGGGCGTCCCTCTGGAACAGCTCTCGAACCACCTCTACGTGCACTACGAGGACCGGGCCGTCGAGCACCTGTTCTCGGTCGGTTCGGGACTCGACTCGATGGTCCTGGGCGAGGGACAGATCCTCGGCCAGGTCCGCTCCGCGCTCAAGCTCGCCCAGGAGCAGGGCACTCTCGGTCCGACGCTCAACGAGCTGGTCCAGCAGTCGCTGCGGGTGGGCAAACGCTCCCACACCGAGACCGGCATCGACCGGGCCGGAGCCTCCCTCGTGGGCGTGGGACTCACCCTCGCCGAGCGCGTCCTCGGCCCGATCCAGGGCAAGCGGGCCCTGGTGGTCGGCGCGGGCTCGATGAGCGCCCTGTCGGCCGCGACTCTGCAGCGGGCGGGCGTCACCGACATCGTGGTGGTCAACCGGACCCATGACCGCGCGGTACGGCTGGCCCAGACGGTGGGCGGCCGGGCCGCCGAGTTCGGCGACCTGGCACGTGAGCTGGCCGAGGCAGACCTGGTCATCTCGTGCACCGGTGCCACCGATGTGGTCGTCACGGCCGACATGGTGACGGCCAGGGAGATCTTCCTGCTGGATCTCGCCCTGCCGCATGATGTGGACCCCGCCGTACGGCGGTTGCCCGGCGTCACCCTCGTCGACCTGGAGTCGATGCAGGACGACGGGATCGACGCCGAAACCGACGACGGCGGGCGTGCCGAGGCGGTCGCCGCCGTGCGCGGGATCGTCGCCGAGGAGGTGGCGGCCTATCTGTCGGCCGAACGCGCCGCGCGGGTGACCCCGACCGTGGTCGCGTTGCGGAGCAAGGCGGCGGACGTGGTCGAGGCGGAGCTCGGGCGGCTCACCGCCCGGCTTCCGGAGCTCGACGGACGGGCTCGGGACGAGGTCACGCAGACAATCAGGCGTGTGGTCGACAAACTGCTCCATGAGCCCACCGTGCGTGTCAAACAGCTCGCTGAGTCTCCGGCAGGCGATCATTATGCGGAAGCATTGCGCGAGCTGTTCAACTTGGACCCGAAGGTCCCCCGTGCGGTGGGAAGTATCGAAAAGGTCGACATGGACACGGGCAAGGAGGTGGGCAGATGA
- a CDS encoding sigma-70 family RNA polymerase sigma factor, protein MAQPVRRNELATREDASEDLRRLVLRAKTGDTDAFGTLYDRYLDLVYRYVYFRVGSHPLAEDLTSETFLRALRRIADFTWQGRDFGAWLVTIARNLIADHFKSGRYRLEVSTAEVIDTPLDGVNIPENAVVTAMVNDRVLSAVRDLGAEQQECVVLRFLHGMSLAETALIMGKKSGAIKALQFRAIRALARALPADLS, encoded by the coding sequence GTGGCCCAGCCTGTCCGCAGAAACGAGCTCGCCACACGCGAGGACGCCTCGGAGGATCTCCGGAGGCTCGTCCTCCGCGCCAAGACCGGAGACACGGACGCATTCGGCACGCTCTATGATCGCTATCTCGACCTCGTCTACCGCTACGTCTACTTCCGGGTCGGTTCCCATCCGCTGGCCGAGGACCTCACGAGTGAGACCTTCCTCCGCGCGCTCCGCCGGATCGCCGACTTCACCTGGCAGGGCCGTGATTTCGGAGCCTGGCTCGTGACCATTGCCAGGAACCTGATCGCCGATCACTTCAAATCCGGTAGGTACCGCCTTGAAGTCTCGACGGCCGAGGTGATCGACACGCCGCTCGACGGCGTGAACATCCCGGAGAACGCCGTCGTCACAGCGATGGTCAACGACCGGGTTCTCAGCGCCGTCCGGGATCTCGGCGCCGAGCAGCAGGAGTGCGTGGTCCTGCGCTTCCTGCACGGCATGTCCCTGGCGGAGACCGCGCTCATCATGGGCAAGAAGAGCGGAGCGATCAAGGCGCTGCAGTTCCGGGCGATCCGGGCCCTCGCCCGCGCCCTCCCTGCGGACCTCAGCTGA